A window of the Arachis duranensis cultivar V14167 chromosome 5, aradu.V14167.gnm2.J7QH, whole genome shotgun sequence genome harbors these coding sequences:
- the LOC107488607 gene encoding zinc finger protein BALDIBIS-like, whose amino-acid sequence MVCYVMYMDLDAEVITLSSKTLMMTNRFLCEICRKGFQRNHNLQLHKRGHILSWKLKQRTKMEVVRKKVYVCSEPTCVHHDPARALGDLTKIKKHFNQNHGEKKWKCDKFSKKYTVQSDWKAHSKNCGTLFADLLASTSS is encoded by the coding sequence atggTATGTTATGTTATGTATATGGACCTTGATGCTGAAGTAATAACATTGTCATCGAAGACTCTGATGATGACGAACAGATTTTTATGTGAGATCTGTAGGAAAGGATTTCAGAGGAACCATAATCTGCAGCTACATAAAAGAGGCCACATCTTGTCGTGGAAGCTGAAGCAGAGAACGAAGATGGAGGTGGTGAGGAAGAAGGTATACGTGTGCTCGGAGCCAACTTGCGTGCACCACGATCCTGCCAGAGCACTAGGAGACCTCACCAAAATCAAGAAGCACTTTAACCAGAATCACGGCGAGAAGAAGTGGAAATGCGACAAGTTCTCTAAGAAGTACACAGTTCAATCCGACTGGAAAGCTCACTCCAAAAACTGCGGCACCCTCTTCGCGGATCTACTGGCGTCGACGTCGAGCTAG